The following is a genomic window from Deltaproteobacteria bacterium.
CGACCGCGCTCGGCAACGCCGCCGCGATGGCGTCGCGCCGCTCTGCCGCCCGCAGTTCGAGCGCCTTCTTCGGTCCGAGCACGCCGGCGACGATGGCGACGTCCGCCAGCAGCATGCCCCACAGCCCGCCGACCGCCATCGCGAGCGGGACGGCCGCGACGAGGCCGGCCACGAGCGCGAGCACGCGCTCCTCGAGATAGCGGTCGACCGCGTCGCGCTGCCGGCGACCGGCGTGCATCAACAGCGTCGTGAGTTCGTCGAGTTCGGCCTGGCTCGTCGGGCGCAGGCGCGCGGCCACCGGCGCCGCGAGCGCGCGCAGCCAGCCGCGCGGCGCGGGCGCGTCCGCGATGTCGCCGTCGCGGGTTCCGGCTGCCGCCGCGGCGCGCGCGCGGCGCAGCGCGGCGAGAGCGAGGGCACATCCGGCGGCGGCGGCCGCGGCGGCGATCCATTGCGTTACATACAGTGCGGTCATCGCGTCACACCAGCGCGCGCACGAGGCGGCGCGTCCACAGGATTCCGAGCGCCCACAGGCCGCCGGCCAGCACCGCCACCGTGCGGCCCGCGGGATCCGTGAGCAAG
Proteins encoded in this region:
- a CDS encoding type II secretion system F family protein: MTALYVTQWIAAAAAAAGCALALAALRRARAAAAAGTRDGDIADAPAPRGWLRALAAPVAARLRPTSQAELDELTTLLMHAGRRQRDAVDRYLEERVLALVAGLVAAVPLAMAVGGLWGMLLADVAIVAGVLGPKKALELRAAERRDAIAAALPSAVDLLTTCIQAGLALDQAIARVARDLELSAPILADELRLTASELDAGVSLPDGLRRLSRRVGLDDLSALCGVIAQAHGLGAPIGDTLHEYADSSRKQRMSMLEERAGKIAAQITLPLAICFLPAAMLVILGPAAVQLIRALQ